The genome window GCCTTTGAGAGATGTGGCGATGAACTTTCCGAATTTGCCGTAGCAATCATCCTTCAGATTGATGGTGCCGCCGCGCCCTGTGTTGGTTGCGAGTCCGTTCTTGGTATAGAACACGGGTGCTGAGTTGCAGAAGGCGAGGAAATAAGGCACACCTCTCTGCTTGGCGAGCTTGAGAAACTTGCGCTGTCCAGCCTGTTTGCTCCAGTCGTAGGTGCCGTCAGCATTGAGAAAGCATTGGGTTCTTGTGCCCGGCTGAATCTGCGATGCCTCTCCCTGTTCCTCGCTTCCGGCTCCCAGATTGAATCGCCAGATAGACAAGCCGATGCCTTTAGGTTTGCCTAAGGCATCATTCTCGGTAGAGAAGAGCCAGTCGGCAATCTGCTCCTGCTGTTTCTCTGACCATAGACCGAGAAACTGCATACTCCATGCATCGCTGGCACCGAAGTGCTGGATGTGCTGCTCCGGGCTTTGGGTAAGGATGGTATAACGGGTTGTTCCTTCCTGTGCTGCCTGCATGTTGATGCTGGCGATGAGCAATGCAGATAAAGCACCGTATTTCATATAATTATGTGCCATAATAGAATTTTATGTTTGATGAGTTGTTCAAAAGCAGATGGATGCACTTGCTGTTATTTTATCACGAATTTCTTTCCGTTTTGGATATAGATACCCTTGGCGAGTCCTTCTGTAGAATCTGCATGTTTGCGAACCAATTTGCCCTCGATGCTGTAGATGTCATTGCTACCGGCCTTATCTGCCTTGATATGGCTAATGCCAGTATTGATGGCATCTTCGAAATCAATCACGATGGTTACAACGCTCTTGGTTGGGATGGCAATCAGCTTATCCAGACTGAAACTGCTCTTGATGTGCTTCAGGTTTTCTTTCGCAGATGTGCGGTAAACGTTGATATCCTTGGCTGCCTTCTGTCCCTCAATGTTGATGCGTACACTGTTTTGTGATGCCATCATGTTTACATATACTAAAACGATTCGTTTGCCATCTGGAGAAAGATAGGCAGATCCCAGAAGCTTATTGAGATTTTCTTCCTTATTGGTGATATGGTCGATACGCTTGTAACCAGGGCGGATGAAACGGCTGTAGTTGCCGAGTACCCAGAGGTTACTGTTGTCGGTGATGGTACCGCCGTTCTGGATATCACCATAGCTCTCGTTGTTGTTATCGCCCTGGGTATTCATTCGCAAGAGATAGAAGCGGTTCTTCTGTCCCCATTTCTCTTGTGCGAAAGAGGTCCAGTAGCTCCATGATGCCATATTGCCGTAGGTGAGATCGCAGTGGATAAGCTTACCCATATAGAGCGAGATGTCCATATAGCTGGCTGCATCGTAACTGGAAGGGAAACCTGCTGAAGTGGATGGCTCCTTATCGAGCATGCTCCATTCGGTTTGATATACATCGAGATTGTATTCCTGAGCCTTGTTCCATACGTTCTGACGGATGTCCTTCAGGTCGGCATTCGTGCCGAAGGTCCAGTAGCTATGACCAGCGATGGCTCTTTTCAGGTTTTTCAAGTCGCCGATGTAGGTGCTGCTGTTGCTGGTATTGAAGAAAGCCTCTATCTGGTTGTTGGCTCTCTTCTCGGTTCCGTCTTGATAGAGTGCCTTCCATTGGCAGGCTTCCGGCAGGAGTATCTGGGCAGAGAGTCCCTGGTCGGTAATGCTTTTGTCCAACTCTCGGGCGAGCTTGGCGATGCACTCGTTGGTCCATGGTGAACCTTCCTGACCTTCAGTCCAATCGTATTGTGGCTCGTTGACCGGATCAATGAGGGTTATGTTGTAGCCTTTGTCGGTGAAGTGTTTGGTTGTTGTCGTGAGGAATTTGGCAAAGTCGGCATAGTGATTGTCTGCGAGATTGCTTCCGCTCACACCCTTGTTGGCGCATGCCTTGCCGTTTTTGGTAAACTGTACTGGGGCTGAATTGGAGAAGAGCAGAAAATGATCTACTCCATATTTCTTGGCTTGCTGCATGAAGTATTGTTGACCTGCCGACTTGGTCCAGTCGTAGTTGCCATTGGCATCTAGATAGCAGTAGCCACGTCGGGTGATGTCTTCGATGCCGCTTTGGCTGCCTTGTTCTGCTGAACCGGCACCCAGGTTTACGCGCCACATTGAGAGACCGATGCCTTCTGGGTTACCATCGGCATCCATTTCCTGGCTGAAGAGCCATTTCGCCGATTTCTCTTTTTCTGCATCACTGAAATATTTGCCCACAAAATCGGCTGTCCAACAGTCGCTTGATCCGAAGTCTGCTATGGTCTGATAGCAGATGTTGGGGTTTACGGTGACCTTATATGATGATTGCGCATATAAGTTGGCAGTCATCATCAAGGCAGCTGTGAGGCTGAAGATGGATGTTTTTTTCATTTGCTGAGGCTTTATATATAATTAAGGTGTATGGATAACAATATTTTTATGAAAGAAAAGGGGCAGGACAAGAGATTTGTCCTGCCCCTTTGATATTTTAGTTGTAACCTTCGTTCTGCTTGATGGTTCCGTTACTCATGGTAATTTCTGAGTTAGGGATGGCGAAGAGAAGGTCGCGAGGTGCCTGGAAGTTGATACCCTCGTTGCTGTTCTCCTGCTGGTTGGTGGTCTCGTATGGGTCGGTAGATTCCTCCATGTTGTACTTCACGAAAGTACCGTTAGGACCGAATACGTGTTCCATCATTGTCTTTCCATCATCCATCTTCCAGCGGCGCAGGTCGTCGAGGCGGGTTCCCTCAAGTGCCAGCTCCAGACGGCGCTCGGTGCGGATAGCATCACGAAGGGCTGTACCTGTGGCGGTAACTTCTGGAAGTTGAACACGCTGGCGTACCTTGTTGAGTGCCCACTGTGCCTCACTGTCGTGATTGAGAGCATTCTCTGTCTCTGCATACATCAGCAATACCTCTGCATAGCGGAGCAAGCGGATGTTCAATGGATTGTGAGGTGCATCGTATGGACTAGGGCGCCTGTTCACTGGGATGAAGAGCTTCATGTTGCAACGGCCAGACTTATGCTTGCTGGCTGAAATCACGTATGGGTTGTCCTCATTCCATGTTGGGTCACCAGGAACTTCTGTCTGTCCATCGTGAAGGATGGTATAGCGAAGTCGAATCTCGTCTCCTGCATCCTTGAAAGCCTTTTCCAGGTTGCTGGTAGGAAGACCCCATGCCCAACCAGCGTCGTCACGTGAACCAACCAAGACAGAGTAGCGCTCACCCAGAGAATACTGGGTATCATCACTGGTCTGAATCTCGAAGAGACTCTCCTTGCCATTGTTGTAGTCGATGTTCCAAACCTGGCTAAAGTCATCCATCAGTTCATATTCCGGTGTTCCGCTGGCATGAGAGCCACGGCAGGTGAGTTCCTGCAGGATAGGCTCAGCTTCAGCATACTTACCCTGGTAGAGATATGCCTTTGCCAACATACCCTTGGCAGCACCGCTGGTAGCACGACCGATGTCGTTGGCAGATAACTCTGCCTTCTTTGGAAGATCGGCGAGGGCATCCTTGAAGTCCTGCTCAATCTGAGCGTAGGTTTCTGCGCTGGTAGCTCGGGTGATACCCTGAACCTCAGAAGGCATCTTGAGTGACATTACCAATGGTACACCGCCAAAGTTCTTCACCAGTTCGAAGTAGTAGAAACCGCGGAGGAACTTAGCCTCGGCAATCAGTCGCTTCTGATACTTCTCGTCGTTGAATTTCAGTTGTGCAATTTTTTCGATGGCGATGTTGCACTGGGTGATACCCTTGTAGCGATACTGCCAGAAGTTCTGTACGGCATTACCCAAGTCGATGGTGTTGCCGGTAAACATGGCTGCTGCTCTATATTCACCAGGGTCTTGTGTGGTGTTACCCATCCAGCAATCATCGGTGGTAATGTTGCAGAGGTTGTAGAATTTGTAAATCTGCCACCAGTCATCACATGCGATGAAGTTGTAGCAACCGGTAATCTGCTTTTCACATTCTTCCTCGGTGGTGAAGTAGTTCTCCATATCCTGCTGACCGCGGATAGGCTCCTCAAGGAAGTCGGAGCAAGATGTCAAGCCCATAGTCAAGGCAGAAGCCAAGGTCAAACCTATGATATATCTTTTCATAATCTTGTTTCTTATTTTAATGATTACATATATTATAATAATGTATATTCCCTGCGATTAGAAGCTCATGTTCAAACCAAAGAGGAAGGTACGTGGGTTAGGATAACCTGTGTAGTCGATACCTGCCTCTGTTACACTGCTACCCATTGATGCTGCTTCTGGATCTGCACCAGAGTAGTTGGTGATGGTAAAGAGGTTCTGAGCTGAGAATGACAGACGCAAGTTCAGCTTGTTGTTGAACCACTGCTTAGGCAAGGTGTAACCAATCTGGAGCAACTTGCAGCGGAAGTAAGAACCATCCTCTACGAAGAAGTCGCTTACTCGCCTGTAGTTCATGTTGGAATCGTTGACAGAGAGGCGAGGAAATTCTGCACCTGTGTTGTCGGCTCTCCAGGTTTTGTCGTATGTGCCGGCATATACATTCTGACCGTCGGTTCCTGCATAACGACCGATGTTCTTGTTGAAGATGTCGTTGCCGATGGTTCCGTAGAAGTTGGCTACGAGGTCGAAGCCCTTGTATGCCGCATTCAGGTTCAAACCTACCATGAGGTCTGGGAAAGGATTACCGATATGAGTCTTATCGTTGCTGTCGATGACGCCATCATTATTCAAATCCACGAAGCGGAGGTCACCTGGCTTGGCATTTGGCTGCAATGACTCGCCATGCTCGTTGGTGTATGACTTCACCTCTGTCTCGTTCTGGAAGATACCTGCTGTCTTGTAACCCCAGAACTGGCTGAGAGATTCGCCCTCGGCATTGCGAACGATGTAGTCGCCACTGAATCCACCTGTCCAGATGTAGTCACCATTCAGTTTCACTGCCTTGTTCTTTACCTGAGAAAGATTCAGACCTACGCCGTAGGTGAAGTCCTGGATATGGTCGTTCCAGTTGATGCCAAGTTCCCAACCTGTAGCCTTCATCTTACCTGCGTTTTCCCACATCTGTCCGTTCCACATTGGGTAACCGAGGATGAGGAGGTTGTCTTTCCTCATCAGCATATCGTGAGATGTCTTCTCGAAGTAATCCGCTGTAATCTTCAGGCGGCTCTGGAGAAGAGCGAGGTCAAGACCCACGTTCCAGTCCTCCACGGTTTCCCACTTCAGGTTAGTGTTTCCGATACCGCTCACAGTAGAACCGATGATGCGGTTTGGAGTTTCACCGAATACATAGGTTGTTGTACCGATAGAGCTGAGGTATGCCGAGTTGTCGATGTTCTGGTTACCAACCTTACCCCAACCAGCACGGATCTTGATGTCATCAAACACCTTCTGGTTCTTCATGAACTCCTCGCCGGTAAGGCGATAAGCTCCAGATACAGATGGGAAGGTAGCCCATTTGTTGTCCTTGGAGAACTTGGAAGAACCATCCACACGGATAGATGCTGTGAGGTAGTACTTCTCTGCGTAGTTGTACATCACACGTCCCAGGTAAGATACCAGCGAAGTGAATCTGTCGGTACCCGTAGCTGCTGGGTTCTTGGTTCCTGAGCTAGGGTAGCGCAGAGACTCATCATTATTTGGAATGTTCTCTGAGTAAGCATTAGCCCAGTAGTCCTGGAAGCGCTCCATAGTGTAACCACCCATCAAGTTGATGTTGTGTTTCTTGTTGATGGTTGTCATGTAGTTCACGGTGTTGGTCCAGTTCCAGTCCACCCAGTTCTCCATCTTTCTGGTAGCATTGTTGTTCTGGTTCTGCTCCAGGTTGTCGATGAAGAAGTTAACGTTGAACGAATCGGTTCTGCGGAAGCGGGCGTTCAAGCCGAATGCTGATTTGATGGTCAATCCCTTGATTGGGGTGAGACTTACGTATGGAGTTGCGAGCAATCCATATTCGCTAGCACCAGAGTCCATACGTGCCATAGAAGCCACTGGGTTCCATTCCTGGTTGTTGTGCGAACGGTCATAGTTGCTGTATGGATTGCTGGTCCATTCGCTTTTTGGTCGCATCACTGGAGTAGTTGGATCCATCGCCATGATGGCACTCATCAGTCCTGGGGTGTCATCCCACTGCTCGTAGCGAGGAGTGAAGTCAACACCAGCCTTGACAATCTTATTGAAATTGTATTCGGTAGAGAAACGTGCAGAGAGTTTCTGCCACTGACCTACCTTGTACTGAGAGTCCTGCTTGTAGTAACCGATGCTTCCAGAGTAAATCATCTTGTCGTTACCGCCAGAGAATGAAAGGTCATAGTTCTGCTGTACGGCTACATCATTGATGCATTCTTTCCACCAGTCGGTATAGGTGTCAGCGCTTCCCTTGAAAGGAGAAACGTTGCCATCGTTGGTATAACGAGTATCAAACACTTTCTTGTATTCCTGAGAGTCTGCCATATTCTGCTTCTTCAATGTTTGGAGACCTACGGTGGCTGTGACATTGAATTTGGCATCTCCCTTCTTGCCTTTTTTGGTGGTGATCAAAATCACACCATTCGAAGCACGGGTACCATAGATAGCTGATGCAGAGGCATCCTTCAATACCTGCATGCTCTCGATGTCGTTCTGGTTGAGGAAGTTGATGTTGGTACCTACAGGCATACCATCTACAACGTAGAGAGGATCAGAACCATTCACGGTAGTGACACCACGGATGATGACACGAGGAGAAGCACCAGGACCACCGGCGCCACTGATCTGTACACCGTTCACCTGACCCTGAAGGGCGTTCATCACGTTACCGGTAGAGAGCTTTTCCAGCTTGTCGCCCTTGATGGCTGAGATAGAACTGGTGAGGTCGCCCTTCTTTACCTGACCGTAACCGATGACAACCACCTCGTTCAAGTCGTTGGCATCGTCCTTCAGCACAAAGTTGATCTGTGAACGGTTGCCAACCTTTTCTTCCTGGTTTGCCATACCTACGTATGAGATAACGAGGGTAGCGTTCTTGTCGGCATCGATGGCATAATGACCATCCAGGTCGGTAACAGCACCTCTGTTGCTACCTTTCACCTTGATGTATGCTCCAATAACTGGTTCGTTGTTGCTGTCCACGACATTACCCGTCACTTTCACGCTCTGAGCGTTCATATTGAGGGCGAAACTGGTTGCCATGGCTGCTATGATATATTTCTTGTTCATATTACAATGTTTCTAATATTCTAGATGACTGTTCTTTCACACGTGTTATACTATTTGATAGGGATGATGCGAGAACGCAAGAGAGCGTAGTCGAACTCGAAGAGGTACTTTCCTGTAGCAGGAACCCTTACCGCTTTCATGTTGTCACCGCCGTTGAGCTTGTTGGCCTCGTTCTCATCCGAACCATCGAAGCGCCAGTAAGGCTCTGGCCACCAACCCCACCAGTGAGTCTGGCTGATGGTGAATTCAATTTCATCACCTGCCTTGAGGTTCATTTCGCGATAGAGGCGATATGGGTTGTTCTCGTCCTGATTCAAGATGAATGCACCTGCGTTCTGATTGGTTGTCCATTCGCCGGCTCCCTCTGGCAAGTAACCCTTACCTGCTAGACAAATCTGTGCAGGCTGTGCGCCAGAACCGTCGTTGAAGTCAATCGTGGTAGAACCGTTGAGGGTCATCTTCTTGGTTGTAGGAGTATATTCCTCTACCTTGTATTCACCTGTGATGATGTTGAAGTTGATTTCGTAGTAACCCACCTTTTCCAAGATGATAGGCTTTGCATCGCTAGCCTTGCGGGTGAGCAAACCTGTCTTCTCGTCAACACCGAAGCAGAGAGGAACGAAATCAGTCTTCTGTGGAATGAAGCGTATGCCTGTGCCTGGCTTCTGGTTGTAGTAGCGGGCACGATACTGGAATTCGCCTACGTGATCAACCAGCATTGGTACACCATAAACATCGCTTGTCAGTTCTGCTGCTGAGTTGACATCTGCAAGATACATCTTCTCAAAGTCAACCAAGTCGCTGACGATGATGGTGCTCTTCTGCTCGGTCATGTTGTCCATACTGTCATACACCTTGATGCTCATCTCGTAATCGGCATCTTCTGATGGGAATGTATATTCCTCGCTGTATTCGTACTCGGTACCAGAGAGTGTTACCTCGTCGTGCTTGTTGATGCCAGGAATATCAATGACCAACTTCTTCAACGACTTGTTGTCGGATACGGCAACATTGAGCAGGAATATTGGGTCTTCCTTCATCACGTTCACCTTATTAGATGGTGCTACTGTGAATACCGGGAAGGTAAAGTCGCCGTCACCCTTGATGGTGATGTTGGCTGTTGATACTTTTCCCACCACGTCTTCAACGGTCACTTCCAATGGAAAGCTGGAGTTGTCGGTCCAGTCGTCTGCAGGAGTATAAGCATAGTCAAGGTTATACTCATGGAGCAGGGAATCTTTGTAGATGTCGAGCAGGTTGATGGTCTTGTCGAGGAACATTCCCTCGTTCTTGAGTCGGATAGACTTGATACCGTCGGCATCGCTAATCTTACCTGTGATGTTGAAGGTACGTCCTGGTTCTGCATGAATCAGGTCTGATGTTAATGAAATCGTTGGATTCTGACCATCCACTGTAGGATAATCATCATCGTTACTGCATGCCTGGAATGTGAATCCACCCAAAGCAATTGCAGCCCATAAAAGGACATTCTTTAGATTAAATGGTTGATGTGCCATAAAACATTCTTTTTAGTTATTTATATTTGTTGTTTTGTTTATTATGCGTTAGTTGAGTAACTTTGTGTTAGTTGAACAACTTGCGTGTTGTTTATTCGGTTGCAAATGTACGGCGATTATTAGGAATTAATGGAGAAAAATCATTCAAAAGGGGGCATAAATCGTGCAGTGAAGGATTTGTGCCTCTGTTTTTCTCGTTTTTTTGCTTGTTTTTGCCCGATTTTTGGCGTTTTTTTGTTAATTTTGCAGCAAATTGAAAATTAAAAAACATATACCTTCGATGAATATGATAGAAATAAAAAAGACACTTTGGGTGGTCTTCATCTGTTTGATGGGGCATATTGTTGCCTTGGCTCAGAAGTATCAGGTAAGACCATTGGACTTGGAGCAGGGCTTATCGTGCAATTATGTTGTAAGCATAGCGCAAGATAAATATGGCTTTCTTTGGTTTGCTACCGAAGAAGGATTGAATCGGTTTGATGGTAATAGCTTCTTTACCTATTACAAGCAAAGAGACAGAAAGGGCATATCTAGTAGTGAGTTGAACTGTGTGATTGATGATGCCAAGAAACCTGTTGTCTGGATTGGAACCAAGAATGATGGTCTCAATTCCTTTAACTATCAAACAGAAGAATGGCATAGCTATAAGCATGACGGCAAGAATCCTTCCAGCATCGCAACGAATGATATTACGCATATCACACCCTCTGCCAATGGTAAACTCTGGATTACCACCTATTGGAAAGGTGTAGAACTGTTTGATCCCGAAACCGGCAGGTTTGTGCATTTTGATAAAGATAGAGTGCAAGGTTTGCCTGATAACCAATTGTGGTGTGTGCTCGATTTGGGAAATGGCAATCTTTTGGTGGGACATGTCAAGAGTGGATTATCCATCATGGATACCCAACATTTAACTGCCCGGAATTTTAAGCACAACGCCCAAGACATCTACTCTATTTCGGGTAATGAGGTAATTTGTCTGTATCGCGACAAAAAAGGAACGATATGGATCGGTACTAATATGGGTATAGATATTTACGACCCACTTAGCCAGCGATTTCTGCATGTGGCGGATCAAACCATCAAGAATCATCGTATTTTTGATTTCTGTGAATTGCCGAATGGTAATATGCTTGTAGCAACCGAGCAGATGGGTATAGCTGTATTGGATGTTGCCAACAAATCATTTACTGCAAGTACTCAAATTCCATGTTCTTTCATCAGCGAGGGGTTGGAAGAATTTAATCTTACGGGTAATAGTGTGCGAAGCCTATTGCTAGATAAATATAATAATGTATGGGCAGGATTTTATGGTAGCGGCATCAATTTCCTGACTCAATCTGTTGCACCATTCAGTACCATTCGGGCTGGTGTTCCTGATCAGCTGGAACGACTTACGGAGAAATCTGTGATGGGATTGGTTTTCGATAAGAATGGGCAGCTATGGGTAGGTACTGATGGTAAAGGACTGAATGTCTTCTCGCCAGAAAAAAAACGATTGGCTACCTATGAACATGAAGGTGGCAGTATCGTGGCAGCTGCAACTCGAGATAGCAATGGTAATTTGTGGTTTGGATCTTTCTTTCAGGGTGCTACCGTAAAGATGGCGGGGGGGGGGAGGTTTCCGCAAGGTTTTGCCAGATGCGCATGAAGATGTCAGATGTTTCTATGAAGATGACAAGCAGCAGATGTGGATAGGTACCGCTCATGGCATCTATGTGGTTGATATCAAGCGGATGAAGGTGGTAAATAATTATCATCTTGGCAATGATATGGTACGTGCCATCTGTATGGATGCACAGCATAGAGTCTGGGTGGGCTATTTCGGCATTGGCATTGAGGTGTTTTCGCCTCAAATGAAGCGGATCAAGGCGTTTAATTCAACTAAGGGTGAAA of Segatella copri contains these proteins:
- a CDS encoding glycoside hydrolase, with amino-acid sequence MKKTSIFSLTAALMMTANLYAQSSYKVTVNPNICYQTIADFGSSDCWTADFVGKYFSDAEKEKSAKWLFSQEMDADGNPEGIGLSMWRVNLGAGSAEQGSQSGIEDITRRGYCYLDANGNYDWTKSAGQQYFMQQAKKYGVDHFLLFSNSAPVQFTKNGKACANKGVSGSNLADNHYADFAKFLTTTTKHFTDKGYNITLIDPVNEPQYDWTEGQEGSPWTNECIAKLARELDKSITDQGLSAQILLPEACQWKALYQDGTEKRANNQIEAFFNTSNSSTYIGDLKNLKRAIAGHSYWTFGTNADLKDIRQNVWNKAQEYNLDVYQTEWSMLDKEPSTSAGFPSSYDAASYMDISLYMGKLIHCDLTYGNMASWSYWTSFAQEKWGQKNRFYLLRMNTQGDNNNESYGDIQNGGTITDNSNLWVLGNYSRFIRPGYKRIDHITNKEENLNKLLGSAYLSPDGKRIVLVYVNMMASQNSVRINIEGQKAAKDINVYRTSAKENLKHIKSSFSLDKLIAIPTKSVVTIVIDFEDAINTGISHIKADKAGSNDIYSIEGKLVRKHADSTEGLAKGIYIQNGKKFVIK
- a CDS encoding RagB/SusD family nutrient uptake outer membrane protein — protein: MKRYIIGLTLASALTMGLTSCSDFLEEPIRGQQDMENYFTTEEECEKQITGCYNFIACDDWWQIYKFYNLCNITTDDCWMGNTTQDPGEYRAAAMFTGNTIDLGNAVQNFWQYRYKGITQCNIAIEKIAQLKFNDEKYQKRLIAEAKFLRGFYYFELVKNFGGVPLVMSLKMPSEVQGITRATSAETYAQIEQDFKDALADLPKKAELSANDIGRATSGAAKGMLAKAYLYQGKYAEAEPILQELTCRGSHASGTPEYELMDDFSQVWNIDYNNGKESLFEIQTSDDTQYSLGERYSVLVGSRDDAGWAWGLPTSNLEKAFKDAGDEIRLRYTILHDGQTEVPGDPTWNEDNPYVISASKHKSGRCNMKLFIPVNRRPSPYDAPHNPLNIRLLRYAEVLLMYAETENALNHDSEAQWALNKVRQRVQLPEVTATGTALRDAIRTERRLELALEGTRLDDLRRWKMDDGKTMMEHVFGPNGTFVKYNMEESTDPYETTNQQENSNEGINFQAPRDLLFAIPNSEITMSNGTIKQNEGYN
- a CDS encoding SusC/RagA family TonB-linked outer membrane protein, whose product is MNKKYIIAAMATSFALNMNAQSVKVTGNVVDSNNEPVIGAYIKVKGSNRGAVTDLDGHYAIDADKNATLVISYVGMANQEEKVGNRSQINFVLKDDANDLNEVVVIGYGQVKKGDLTSSISAIKGDKLEKLSTGNVMNALQGQVNGVQISGAGGPGASPRVIIRGVTTVNGSDPLYVVDGMPVGTNINFLNQNDIESMQVLKDASASAIYGTRASNGVILITTKKGKKGDAKFNVTATVGLQTLKKQNMADSQEYKKVFDTRYTNDGNVSPFKGSADTYTDWWKECINDVAVQQNYDLSFSGGNDKMIYSGSIGYYKQDSQYKVGQWQKLSARFSTEYNFNKIVKAGVDFTPRYEQWDDTPGLMSAIMAMDPTTPVMRPKSEWTSNPYSNYDRSHNNQEWNPVASMARMDSGASEYGLLATPYVSLTPIKGLTIKSAFGLNARFRRTDSFNVNFFIDNLEQNQNNNATRKMENWVDWNWTNTVNYMTTINKKHNINLMGGYTMERFQDYWANAYSENIPNNDESLRYPSSGTKNPAATGTDRFTSLVSYLGRVMYNYAEKYYLTASIRVDGSSKFSKDNKWATFPSVSGAYRLTGEEFMKNQKVFDDIKIRAGWGKVGNQNIDNSAYLSSIGTTTYVFGETPNRIIGSTVSGIGNTNLKWETVEDWNVGLDLALLQSRLKITADYFEKTSHDMLMRKDNLLILGYPMWNGQMWENAGKMKATGWELGINWNDHIQDFTYGVGLNLSQVKNKAVKLNGDYIWTGGFSGDYIVRNAEGESLSQFWGYKTAGIFQNETEVKSYTNEHGESLQPNAKPGDLRFVDLNNDGVIDSNDKTHIGNPFPDLMVGLNLNAAYKGFDLVANFYGTIGNDIFNKNIGRYAGTDGQNVYAGTYDKTWRADNTGAEFPRLSVNDSNMNYRRVSDFFVEDGSYFRCKLLQIGYTLPKQWFNNKLNLRLSFSAQNLFTITNYSGADPEAASMGSSVTEAGIDYTGYPNPRTFLFGLNMSF
- a CDS encoding ligand-binding sensor domain-containing protein, with the translated sequence MIEIKKTLWVVFICLMGHIVALAQKYQVRPLDLEQGLSCNYVVSIAQDKYGFLWFATEEGLNRFDGNSFFTYYKQRDRKGISSSELNCVIDDAKKPVVWIGTKNDGLNSFNYQTEEWHSYKHDGKNPSSIATNDITHITPSANGKLWITTYWKGVELFDPETGRFVHFDKDRVQGLPDNQLWCVLDLGNGNLLVGHVKSGLSIMDTQHLTARNFKHNAQDIYSISGNEVICLYRDKKGTIWIGTNMGIDIYDPLSQRFLHVADQTIKNHRIFDFCELPNGNMLVATEQMGIAVLDVANKSFTASTQIPCSFISEGLEEFNLTGNSVRSLLLDKYNNVWAGFYGSGINFLTQSVAPFSTIRAGVPDQLERLTEKSVMGLVFDKNGQLWVGTDGKGLNVFSPEKKRLATYEHEGGSIVAAATRDSNGNLWFGSFFQGATVKMAGGGRFPQGFARCA